The sequence TCACCAGCACAGAAAGCGCCTGGACGTGGGCAATTCCTGCAGCGTGGGGATCCCTGCGGGGGGGTTGGCCCGGGGACGGgacaggagggaagagagacGGAGCAGGGTGACGGGACCGGGGGGCAACGGAAAGCCGTGGGGCGCGGGGGCAGGAGGCGGCCCCGGAGGGCGAGGAGGGGCGGGCAGGCCCCGCTGCCTGCGGGCAGGCGGGCGGGCAGGCGGGACAGACCGCCCCGCTGCGGGGGGACAGGGCATCCCGAAGCTGCCCCGGGAGAAAGGGGAGCAacgggggcggggaggggcggcaAGGACCCCCGGACGGGCTGGAGGAGCCACGCGGGGCAGCGGAGGGGCCCACGGGAGGGGGGGGGCAACGACGCGCCCAGGGGGTCGTGGTGAGGGGAgccacggggggggggggtgtccaaGGGGGAGCCCCGGGGTGCTGCAGGAAAGGGCCCCGGGGGGGCTCCGAGGGGAGCCCCGGGGGACAGCGGGAGGGCCCGGGGGGCTCCatgggggcggcgggaggcccGCGGGGGTCGCGCGGGGCCcggcgcgggggggcggcgcggggagccgggcggggcccggcggggggcAGCCGGAGGCCGGCGGGGCTCCTTACCCGCCCGGCGCCCCGCACCATCCCGGCTCGGCTCACACAAAGGCGCCGACCCGCCCTCCGGCCGCCGCCGAAGCCGCCTTCCGCCCGCCCGCGCGCGGCGGGGCCACAGCGCCCCCCGCGGCCCGGAGGGGAGCtgcgggggggcgggcggggcgcgggcgcggcggggggcaCACGGAGGAGACGGGCACCGGGGGGAGCACGGGCGCGGGCACGGTGGGGACACTGACACGGGGCGCACGGAGACAGACACGGACACGGGAGAGGGCACCGGCGCATCTTCACTGACGGGGCCAGGTGCGgagcagcccccccccccccccgccccgccccggccccgccaccccCGTGGGCTGTCCCGGGCCCGAGCCGAGCACGCCGAGCGCCAGCGCGGCGCAGCCAAGACACAGAGACGGTGCGGGCGCGTGTCCCGCGCTGGCACGGGTGGATGTATGGAGGTGCACGGATGCGGGTGTACACAAACAGGTGTATGTATACAGGTACGGGTGTGAGTACGCGGGTGTCCGGACAGGCACAGCCGGAGCTGCGGGTGTCGGGCGCGCGCAGGGACACGCGTGCGTGGGCCCGCACAGTCCCCAGCGCGGGAGCGCGGCTCCAGCCCCGGCGGGTCCCACGACGGCTTCGCTGTCCGTGGGCGGCGTCCCGGCCGTGCCGCCCCCGCAGCCGGTACTGCCGCCGCGGCGCAGTGCCCGGCGCCGGTGCCTCGCCCCGGGACACAGGGCACAGCCCGGGCCGGCCCCGTGGCGGGAGAGGGCGGGTCCGCGGGGCGCGCCCCGTCCGGCCTCGCCGGCTCGGCCCGCGGCTCACGCCTGCCGCGGGGCCCCGCCGGCCGCTGGGGGCCCCGGGGAGCACCGGGGGGAcgggccgccgccccgccgccccgccggccgcccggGCTCTGCCGCCCGCTTCCCCATGAGCCCCACGAAGAAGTCGTGCATGTCCCCTGCGGAGAGACCCGCCGTCAGCGCCGCGGCGCCCGGCtgcgggaccgggaccgggaccgggcGGGACTTACGCTTCTGCGGAGCCGCGGGAGGACCTGGAAGAGAGCGAAGCGGatgagcggcggcggcggcgcgggggccgGGCGCGGACGGACCGACCGACCCTCCGCAACCCATCCTGCCCTCGCCCCCCGGCGCTCACCGGCCGACCCCTCccgcagcagctgcagcacggCGGCGAaggcggccccggggctgccgcGGGCTGTCCAGGGCAGCGGCTCCGCGACGGGCATCCCCTGCGGGAAGCGAAGCGGGTGAGCGAGGAGGGGGCGTCCCGGGGGGGtcggcccgccgcccccccaaccACTGGCGCCCCGACGGCTGTACCTgtgcggggggcgcggggcccggcggggccggaGGGCGGCGGGCGAGGGCGAGCGGCAGTGCCAGGACGAGCAGCGCCGCCAGCGCCGGTCGGCTCCTCATCCTCGGggggggcctgggggcggcGGTCagcggcggagcggcggggccccggggccgccccgaGCCAGCGCCCCCTccgcggggcggcccgggcGAGCCCGGGACCGGGCCAAGCGCTGGGGAGGGAAAGCAGCGACACGGGAGACGGgggggccgggcgcggcgggACCCCCGCCCGTGTCTGTGGCCGGAGGGACTGCGCCGCTTCCCGCCGGCAGCGGTGGGGGCCGGGGCAGTGAATCTCTTCCCCCCCTCGAACTGCGGGCCGGTGGCACCCTGCCAGCGTCCTGGGAAGGGGGCTGCACCGGGGGGCAGCACCCCGGGGGCTGCTTTACAGGGGTGTGGGGCACATTATGGGGGGACGCATCACAGAGGTGAAGGGGAGGgtgcagggaggcaggggtCCTCTGTGGACCTGTTGGTCCCATGCCACCACTCATGCCcatggtgctgtgtttttgcAGTCACACACTAGCCAGAATGTGCAAACACGCACACGAGACCAAGCGCGGGCACACAAGGAACACAAACACCGGCATGCACTCAGTCCTGCGTGTTCACCTGTGTTAGCACGCACATCCCCTGacgcacaggcacacacacacacagagacacgcACACGCACTCCCTGACACATGCGCTGGCACATCCTTGCTGACAGCTGGATCCCAGACCCAGACTTGCTTCCAGaacccccctgccccaagacCTCCCTGAATTCAAGCAGCATCTTCACCCCATCTCATCTACCAGCCCGTGCCCTTCCCAGTGGCTTCACCaacttccccctcctcccttctcccagccTGAGCCGGGTGAGGACAGGACACAGCAGTCCCCCAGGAGCCCCGGGAAGCCCCCAGGGCCGGGCACTGTGGGAGGCACAGACCTGCTGAGCCCTCGGGTGTCGTCCAGTATGGAGCCGGGGGCAGAGTGTCCCTCGCCGCTGGTGGCTGCGGAGTGGGAGACGTGTCGAGGCGAGGTGGGCAGCGGCCACAGGCTGCACCGATGGCTCTCCC comes from Phalacrocorax aristotelis chromosome 26, bGulAri2.1, whole genome shotgun sequence and encodes:
- the TAC3 gene encoding tachykinin-3 isoform X1, with translation MRSRPALAALLVLALPLALARRPPAPPGPAPPAQGMPVAEPLPWTARGSPGAAFAAVLQLLREGSAGPPAAPQKRKSRPVPVPVPQPGAAALTAGLSAGDMHDFFVGLMGKRAAEPGRPAGRRGGGPSPRCSPGPPAAGGAPRQA
- the TAC3 gene encoding tachykinin-3 isoform X2 encodes the protein MRSRPALAALLVLALPLALARRPPAPPGPAPPAQGMPVAEPLPWTARGSPGAAFAAVLQLLREGSAGPPAAPQKRDMHDFFVGLMGKRAAEPGRPAGRRGGGPSPRCSPGPPAAGGAPRQA